A stretch of Pseudomonas sp. 7SR1 DNA encodes these proteins:
- the cobM gene encoding precorrin-4 C(11)-methyltransferase, whose protein sequence is MTVYFIGAGPGDPELITVKGQRLIRSCPVIIYAGSLVPSAVLDGHCAEQVVNSAELHLEQIVGLMETAHRKGQDVARVHSGDPSLYGAIGEQIRCLRALGIPFEIIPGVTATSACAALLGSELTLPDISQSVILTRYADKSPMPAGEELGNLAQHRATMAIHLGVNHLEKIVDELLPHYGGDCPIAVIHRATWPDQDWVVGTLADIAGKVQAKGLRRTALILVGRVLGNDVFSESSLYRAGHAHLYRP, encoded by the coding sequence ATGACCGTGTACTTCATCGGCGCCGGCCCCGGCGATCCGGAACTGATCACCGTCAAGGGCCAGCGCTTGATCCGCAGTTGCCCGGTGATCATCTACGCCGGCTCCCTGGTGCCGAGCGCCGTGCTCGATGGCCATTGCGCCGAACAAGTGGTCAACAGTGCCGAACTGCACCTGGAACAGATCGTCGGGCTGATGGAAACCGCCCACCGCAAAGGTCAGGACGTGGCCCGGGTGCACTCCGGCGACCCAAGCCTGTACGGCGCCATCGGTGAGCAGATTCGCTGCCTGCGGGCACTTGGCATTCCATTCGAGATCATCCCGGGCGTGACCGCGACCTCAGCCTGCGCAGCCCTGCTGGGCAGCGAACTGACCTTGCCGGATATCTCCCAGAGCGTGATCCTCACCCGTTACGCCGATAAATCCCCGATGCCTGCTGGGGAAGAACTGGGCAATCTGGCACAGCACCGGGCGACCATGGCGATTCACCTGGGGGTCAATCACCTGGAAAAGATCGTCGACGAACTGCTGCCCCACTACGGCGGCGACTGCCCGATTGCGGTGATCCACCGGGCGACGTGGCCGGATCAGGATTGGGTGGTGGGGACGTTGGCGGATATCGCCGGGAAGGTCCAGGCCAAGGGTTTGCGCCGAACGGCGTTGATCCTGGTGGGACGGGTGCTGGGCAATGATGTGTTCAGCGAATCGTCGCTGTACCGCGCCGGGCATGCGCATCTCTACAGGCCTTGA
- the nfuA gene encoding Fe-S biogenesis protein NfuA: MTAITITDAAHDYLADLLSKQNTPGIGIRIFITQPGTQYAETCIAYCKPGEEKPEDTALGLKSFTAYIDSFSEAFLDDAVVDYATDRMGGQLTIKAPNAKVPMVNADSPINERINYYLQTEINPGLASHGGQVSLIDVVEDGIAVLQFGGGCQGCGQADVTLKEGIERTLLERIPELKGVRDVTDHTQKENAYY; the protein is encoded by the coding sequence ATGACCGCCATAACCATTACCGATGCCGCCCACGATTACCTGGCCGACCTGCTGTCCAAGCAGAACACCCCGGGAATCGGGATCCGCATCTTCATCACCCAGCCTGGCACCCAGTACGCAGAGACGTGTATCGCCTATTGCAAGCCAGGTGAAGAAAAGCCCGAAGACACCGCGCTGGGGCTCAAGAGCTTCACCGCCTACATCGATTCCTTCAGCGAAGCGTTCCTGGACGACGCGGTGGTGGACTATGCCACCGACCGCATGGGTGGCCAGCTGACCATCAAGGCGCCGAACGCCAAGGTTCCGATGGTCAACGCCGACAGTCCCATCAATGAGCGCATCAACTACTACCTGCAAACCGAGATCAACCCAGGGCTGGCCAGCCACGGCGGCCAGGTGTCGCTGATCGATGTGGTGGAAGACGGCATCGCCGTGCTCCAGTTCGGTGGCGGCTGCCAGGGCTGCGGCCAGGCCGACGTGACCCTCAAGGAAGGCATCGAGCGCACTTTGCTCGAGCGCATCCCGGAGCTCAAGGGCGTGCGCGACGTGACCGACCATACGCAGAAAGAAAACGCCTACTACTGA
- a CDS encoding fatty acid cis/trans isomerase: MPYRVLFGSLLLLLSFHAVAKDSVSALSYTRDIQPIFTEKCVACHACYDSACQLNLGSAEGATRGASKLSVYDGERRQAAVPTRLFYDASGPHAWQRKGFYSVLDAQGSQAALMARMLALGHGAPLQPNAKLPQDIVLGLDRDNSCPMPGQFDQYAAAHPREGMPLAVTGLTDQQYQTLQRWLASGAPVDQQALAPSAAEALQVLQWENLLNAPGARESLVARWLFEHWFLAHIYFKDGERGHFFQWVRSRTPSGQPIDLINTRRPNDDPGTRFYYRLWPVQGVIVHKTHITYGLSAARMARIKSLFYKGDWQVTALPGYGPERRSNPFSTFEAIPAQARYQFMLDSAEYFVRTFIRGPVCRGQIATDVIRDNFWALFQAPEHDLYITDPNYRGQATPLLAMPGQNDDVGSVLSLWLDYRDKRNEYEALRRDNYADVPAPSWSNLWAGNDNALLSIFRHFDSASVTKGLIGDVPQTLWLFDFPLLERTYYQLAVNFDVFGNVSHQAQTRLYFDLIRNGAEQNFLRLMPADSREGYLDDWYQSGGKFKMWLDYEAIDNDKPTALKLDERDPKRDFARQLLLRYGELNARPDPINRCDGAYCSRPNIDPDLQSAEQALSRLVSRPAAGLGVIHHLPEATMLRIETASGRREVYSLLRNRAHSNVAFLLGEAMRYQPGLDTLTVYPGVLSSYPNFMFNIPAGQVPAFVEAMEHAEDPQAFERIVERWGIRRSHPQFWYYFHDLSRYIQETEPLEEGVLDMNRYQNL, encoded by the coding sequence ATGCCGTACCGCGTCTTATTCGGCAGTCTGTTGCTGCTGTTGTCATTTCACGCAGTAGCCAAGGATTCCGTTTCAGCGCTTTCCTACACGCGCGACATCCAGCCGATCTTTACCGAGAAATGCGTGGCGTGCCACGCCTGCTATGACTCCGCCTGCCAACTGAACCTGGGCAGTGCCGAAGGCGCCACCCGTGGCGCCAGCAAGCTATCGGTATACGACGGCGAGCGGCGCCAGGCCGCTGTACCCACTCGCTTGTTCTATGACGCTTCCGGTCCGCACGCCTGGCAGCGCAAGGGCTTCTATTCGGTGCTCGATGCCCAGGGCAGCCAGGCGGCATTGATGGCGCGGATGCTGGCGCTGGGGCACGGCGCGCCGTTGCAACCCAACGCCAAGCTGCCGCAAGACATCGTGCTGGGGCTCGACCGGGACAACAGTTGCCCCATGCCGGGGCAATTCGATCAATACGCTGCGGCACACCCCAGGGAAGGCATGCCCCTGGCCGTCACGGGCCTGACCGACCAGCAATACCAGACCTTGCAGCGTTGGCTGGCCTCCGGCGCGCCTGTCGACCAGCAAGCCCTGGCTCCAAGCGCCGCCGAAGCCCTGCAAGTGTTGCAATGGGAGAACCTGCTCAACGCCCCCGGCGCCCGTGAAAGCCTGGTTGCCCGCTGGCTGTTCGAGCACTGGTTCCTGGCCCACATCTACTTCAAGGATGGCGAGCGGGGGCATTTCTTCCAGTGGGTGCGTTCGCGCACACCGTCCGGCCAGCCGATCGACCTGATCAACACCCGACGCCCGAACGACGACCCCGGCACCCGGTTCTATTACCGCCTCTGGCCGGTGCAGGGGGTGATCGTGCACAAGACGCACATCACCTATGGGTTGAGCGCGGCCAGGATGGCGCGGATCAAGAGCCTGTTCTACAAGGGCGACTGGCAGGTCACGGCATTGCCGGGCTACGGGCCGGAGCGCCGTTCCAATCCGTTCTCCACCTTCGAGGCGATCCCGGCCCAGGCTCGCTACCAGTTCATGCTCGACAGTGCCGAGTATTTCGTCCGGACCTTCATTCGTGGCCCGGTGTGCCGGGGCCAGATTGCCACGGATGTGATTCGCGACAACTTCTGGGCCCTGTTCCAGGCCCCTGAGCATGACCTTTACATCACCGACCCGAACTACCGCGGCCAGGCCACGCCGTTGCTGGCGATGCCAGGGCAGAACGATGACGTGGGCAGCGTCCTCAGCCTGTGGCTCGATTACCGCGACAAGCGCAACGAGTACGAAGCTTTGCGGCGGGACAATTACGCCGATGTGCCGGCCCCGAGCTGGTCGAACCTGTGGGCCGGCAATGACAACGCCTTGCTGAGCATTTTTCGCCACTTCGACAGTGCCTCGGTCACCAAGGGCCTGATTGGCGACGTGCCGCAAACCTTGTGGCTGTTCGATTTCCCGTTGCTGGAGCGCACCTATTATCAGTTGGCGGTCAATTTCGATGTGTTCGGCAATGTTTCCCACCAGGCCCAGACCCGGCTCTACTTCGACCTGATCCGCAACGGCGCGGAACAGAACTTCCTGCGCCTGATGCCTGCCGATTCGCGGGAAGGCTACCTGGATGACTGGTACCAGTCCGGCGGCAAATTCAAGATGTGGCTGGATTACGAGGCCATCGACAACGACAAGCCGACCGCGCTCAAGCTTGACGAGCGTGACCCCAAGCGGGATTTCGCCCGGCAATTGCTGCTCCGTTACGGAGAGCTGAACGCGCGGCCCGACCCGATCAATCGTTGCGACGGCGCCTATTGCTCGCGTCCGAACATCGACCCGGACCTGCAGAGTGCCGAACAGGCCCTCAGTCGCCTGGTTTCAAGGCCGGCAGCGGGGCTTGGCGTGATCCACCACTTGCCCGAGGCGACCATGCTGCGCATCGAGACCGCCAGTGGCCGGCGGGAGGTCTACAGCCTGCTGCGCAACCGCGCCCACAGCAATGTGGCGTTCCTGCTGGGTGAAGCGATGCGTTACCAGCCTGGGCTGGACACCCTGACGGTGTACCCCGGCGTGCTCAGCAGCTACCCCAACTTCATGTTCAACATCCCGGCCGGGCAAGTGCCGGCGTTCGTCGAGGCCATGGAGCATGCCGAGGATCCCCAGGCTTTCGAGCGGATTGTCGAGCGCTGGGGCATTCGTCGCAGTCACCCGCAATTCTGGTACTACTTCCACGATCTGAGTCGTTATATCCAGGAAACGGAGCCCCTGGAGGAGGGGGTGCTGGATATGAATCGCTACCAGAACCTCTGA
- the metH gene encoding methionine synthase, with amino-acid sequence MSDRSARLYLLQQALKERILILDGGMGTMIQSYKLEEQDYRGKRFADWPSDVKGNNDLLVLTRPDVIGSIEKAYLDAGADILETNTFNATQVSQADYGMQGLAYELNLEGARLARQVADAKTLETPDKPRFVAGVLGPTSRTCSLSPDVNNPGYRNVTFDELVENYTEATKGLIDGGADLILIETIFDTLNAKAAIFAVQGVFEELGVELPIMISGTITDASGRTLSGQTTEAFWNSVAHAKPISVGLNCALGASELRPYLEELSNKANTHVSAHPNAGLPNEFGEYDELPAETAKVIEEFAQSGFLNIVGGCCGTTPAHIEAIAKAVAGYAPRQIPEIPRACRLSGLEPFTIDRNSLFVNVGERTNITGSAKFARLIREDNYTEALEVALQQVEAGAQVIDINMDEGMLDSKKAMVTFLNLIAGEPDISRVPIMIDSSKWEVIEAGLKCIQGKGIVNSISMKEGVEQFIHHAKLCKRYGAAVVVMAFDEAGQADTEARKKEICKRSYDILVNEVGFPPEDIIFDPNIFAVATGIEEHNNYAVDFINACAYVRDELPYALTSGGVSNVSFSFRGNNPVREAIHSVFLLYAIRAGLTMGIVNAGQLEIYDQIPVELRDAVEDVILNRTPEGTDALLAIADKYKGDGSVKEAETEEWRNWDVNKRLEHALVKGITTHIVEDTEESRLSFARPIEVIEGPLMAGMNIVGDLFGAGKMFLPQVVKSARVMKQAVAHLIPFIEAEKGDKPEAKGKILMATVKGDVHDIGKNIVGVVLGCNGYDIVDLGVMVPAEKILQVARDEKCDIIGLSGLITPSLDEMVHVAREMQRQDFHLPLMIGGATTSKAHTAVKIEPKYSNDAVIYVTDASRAVGVATQLLSKELKPAFVEKARQDYQEVRERTANRSARTERLSYSAAVAKKPQFDWSSYQPVKPTFTGTRVLEDIDLDVLAEYIDWTPFFISWDLAGKFPRILTDEVVGEAATALYADAQAMLRKLIDEKLISARAVFGFWPANQVHDDDLEVYGEDGKPMARLHHLRQQIIKTDGKPNFSLADFVAPKDSGVTDYVGGFITTAGIGAEEVAKAYQDAGDDYNSIMVKALADRLAEACAEWLHQQVRKDYWGYAKDENLDNEALIKEQYTGIRPAPGYPACPDHTEKATLFRLLDPQASEMKAGRSGVFLTEHYAMFPAAAVSGWYFAHPQAQYFAVGKIDKDQVQSYTARKGQELSVTERWLAPNLGYDS; translated from the coding sequence ATGTCCGATCGCAGCGCTCGCCTTTATCTTCTCCAGCAGGCCCTCAAGGAACGTATCCTGATCCTTGACGGTGGCATGGGCACGATGATCCAGAGCTACAAGCTGGAGGAACAGGACTACCGCGGCAAACGCTTCGCCGACTGGCCGAGCGACGTCAAGGGCAACAACGACCTGTTGGTGCTGACCCGCCCCGACGTCATCGGCTCCATCGAAAAAGCCTACCTGGATGCCGGCGCCGACATCCTGGAAACCAACACCTTCAACGCCACCCAGGTCTCCCAGGCCGACTACGGCATGCAGGGCCTGGCCTACGAGCTGAACCTGGAAGGTGCGCGCCTGGCCCGCCAGGTAGCCGATGCCAAGACCCTGGAAACCCCGGACAAGCCGCGCTTCGTTGCCGGCGTGCTGGGCCCCACCAGTCGTACCTGCTCGCTGTCGCCGGACGTGAACAACCCCGGTTACCGCAACGTGACCTTCGACGAACTGGTGGAGAACTACACCGAGGCCACCAAGGGCCTGATCGATGGCGGCGCCGACCTGATCCTGATCGAAACCATCTTCGACACGCTGAACGCCAAGGCTGCGATCTTCGCCGTGCAGGGCGTATTCGAGGAATTGGGCGTCGAACTGCCGATCATGATCTCCGGCACCATCACCGACGCCTCCGGCCGCACCCTCTCCGGCCAGACCACCGAAGCCTTCTGGAACTCCGTGGCCCACGCCAAGCCGATTTCCGTAGGCTTGAACTGTGCCCTGGGCGCCAGTGAACTGCGGCCGTACCTGGAAGAGCTGTCGAACAAGGCCAACACCCACGTCTCGGCTCACCCGAACGCCGGCCTGCCCAACGAGTTCGGCGAGTACGACGAACTGCCGGCCGAGACCGCCAAGGTCATCGAGGAGTTCGCCCAGAGCGGCTTCCTGAACATCGTCGGCGGTTGCTGCGGCACCACGCCGGCGCACATCGAAGCCATCGCCAAGGCCGTGGCCGGCTACGCGCCGCGGCAGATCCCGGAGATCCCCCGAGCGTGCCGCCTGTCGGGCCTGGAACCGTTCACCATCGATCGCAACTCGCTGTTCGTCAACGTCGGCGAGCGGACCAACATCACCGGTTCCGCCAAGTTCGCCCGGCTGATCCGCGAGGACAACTACACCGAAGCCCTGGAAGTGGCGCTGCAGCAGGTCGAGGCCGGCGCCCAGGTGATCGACATCAACATGGACGAGGGCATGCTCGATTCGAAGAAGGCCATGGTGACCTTCCTCAACCTGATCGCCGGTGAACCGGACATCTCCCGCGTGCCGATCATGATCGACTCCTCCAAATGGGAAGTGATCGAAGCCGGTCTCAAGTGCATCCAGGGCAAGGGCATCGTCAACTCCATCAGCATGAAGGAAGGCGTCGAGCAGTTCATTCATCACGCCAAGCTGTGCAAGCGCTACGGCGCCGCCGTGGTGGTGATGGCCTTCGACGAAGCCGGCCAGGCCGACACCGAGGCGCGCAAGAAGGAAATCTGCAAGCGCTCCTACGACATCCTGGTCAACGAAGTCGGCTTCCCGCCGGAAGACATCATCTTCGACCCGAACATCTTCGCCGTCGCCACCGGTATCGAAGAGCACAACAACTACGCCGTGGACTTCATCAATGCCTGCGCCTATGTCCGCGACGAACTGCCGTACGCGCTGACCTCCGGCGGGGTGTCCAACGTGTCGTTCTCGTTCCGGGGCAACAACCCGGTGCGCGAGGCGATCCACTCGGTGTTCCTGCTGTACGCGATCCGCGCGGGCCTGACCATGGGCATCGTCAACGCCGGCCAACTGGAAATCTACGACCAGATCCCGGTGGAACTGCGCGATGCGGTGGAAGACGTGATCCTCAACCGTACCCCGGAAGGCACCGACGCCCTGCTCGCCATCGCCGACAAGTACAAGGGCGACGGCAGCGTCAAGGAAGCGGAAACCGAGGAGTGGCGCAACTGGGACGTCAACAAGCGCCTGGAACACGCGCTGGTCAAGGGCATCACCACCCATATCGTCGAAGACACCGAAGAGTCACGCCTGTCCTTCGCCCGCCCGATCGAAGTGATCGAAGGTCCGTTGATGGCCGGCATGAACATCGTCGGCGACCTGTTCGGCGCCGGCAAGATGTTCCTGCCCCAGGTGGTCAAGTCCGCCCGGGTGATGAAACAGGCGGTGGCCCACCTGATCCCGTTCATCGAGGCGGAAAAAGGCGACAAGCCGGAAGCCAAGGGCAAGATCCTGATGGCGACGGTCAAGGGCGACGTCCATGATATCGGCAAGAACATCGTCGGCGTCGTGCTGGGTTGCAACGGCTATGACATCGTCGACCTGGGTGTGATGGTGCCTGCCGAGAAGATCCTGCAGGTGGCCCGGGACGAGAAATGCGACATCATCGGCCTGTCCGGCCTGATCACCCCTTCTCTGGATGAAATGGTGCATGTGGCGCGCGAGATGCAGCGCCAGGATTTCCACCTGCCGCTGATGATCGGTGGCGCAACGACCTCCAAGGCCCATACGGCCGTGAAGATCGAGCCCAAGTACAGCAACGATGCGGTGATCTACGTGACCGACGCGTCCCGCGCCGTGGGCGTGGCCACGCAGTTGCTGTCCAAGGAGCTCAAGCCCGCCTTCGTCGAGAAGGCCCGGCAGGATTACCAGGAGGTTCGCGAGCGCACCGCCAACCGCAGCGCCCGCACCGAACGCCTGAGCTATTCGGCGGCCGTGGCGAAGAAGCCACAGTTCGACTGGAGCAGCTACCAGCCGGTCAAGCCGACGTTCACCGGCACCCGGGTACTGGAGGATATCGACCTTGACGTGCTGGCCGAATACATCGACTGGACACCGTTCTTCATCTCCTGGGACCTGGCTGGCAAGTTCCCGCGCATCCTCACCGACGAAGTGGTCGGTGAAGCCGCCACCGCGCTGTACGCCGACGCCCAGGCGATGCTGCGCAAACTGATCGACGAAAAACTCATCAGCGCCCGCGCCGTGTTCGGCTTCTGGCCAGCCAACCAGGTGCATGACGACGACCTGGAGGTCTATGGCGAGGACGGCAAGCCGATGGCCCGCCTGCATCACCTGCGCCAGCAGATCATCAAGACCGACGGCAAGCCGAATTTTTCCCTGGCCGACTTCGTCGCCCCCAAGGACAGCGGCGTGACCGACTATGTCGGGGGCTTCATCACCACCGCCGGCATCGGCGCCGAGGAAGTGGCCAAGGCCTACCAGGATGCTGGCGACGACTACAACTCGATCATGGTCAAGGCCCTGGCCGACCGTCTGGCCGAGGCATGCGCCGAGTGGCTGCACCAACAGGTGCGCAAGGACTATTGGGGGTATGCCAAGGACGAGAACCTGGACAACGAAGCCCTCATCAAGGAGCAGTACACCGGCATCCGCCCTGCCCCTGGCTATCCGGCCTGCCCGGATCACACCGAGAAAGCCACCCTGTTCCGCCTGCTCGATCCCCAGGCCAGCGAAATGAAGGCCGGGCGCAGTGGTGTGTTCCTCACAGAACATTACGCCATGTTCCCGGCGGCCGCGGTCAGCGGTTGGTATTTCGCCCATCCCCAGGCGCAGTATTTTGCCGTGGGCAAGATCGACAAGGACCAGGTCCAGAGCTACACCGCCCGCAAGGGCCAGGAACTGAGCGTGACCGAGCGCTGGCTGGCGCCGAACCTGGGCTACGACAGCTAA
- a CDS encoding DUF2970 domain-containing protein yields the protein MDDPVDNKPPTLLQMVHSVLAAAFGVQSGKNRARDFTHGKPSHFVILGIAFTVVFALTLFGIVKLVVHLAGL from the coding sequence ATGGACGATCCAGTCGACAACAAGCCGCCCACCCTGTTGCAGATGGTACACAGCGTACTGGCTGCCGCTTTCGGGGTGCAGAGCGGCAAGAACCGCGCCCGGGATTTCACCCACGGCAAACCGAGCCACTTCGTGATCCTGGGCATCGCGTTCACGGTGGTCTTCGCGCTGACGCTGTTTGGCATAGTCAAGCTGGTGGTGCACCTGGCGGGGCTGTAG
- a CDS encoding nitrite/sulfite reductase has translation MYVYDEYDQRIIEDRVKQFRDQTRRYLAGELSEEEFRPLRLQNGLYIQRFAPMLRVAVPYGQLASRQVRKLAQIARDYDKGYAHISTRQNVQYNWPALEDVPDILAELATVQMHAIQTSGNCLRNVTTDQFAGVAADELIDPRPWCEIVRQWTTFHPEFAYLPRKFKIAINGSTSDRAAIEVHDIGLEAVYNAEGELGFRVLVGGGLGRTPVVGSFINEFLPWQDLLSYLDAILRVYNRYGRRDNKYKARIKILVKALTPEVFAEKVEAEMVHLRGGQTTLTEAEVHRVARHFVDPQYKTLANQDAELAALDKEHPGFARWRTRNTLAHKKPGYVAVTLSLKPTGVAPGDITDKQLDAVADLADRYSFGLLRTSHEQNIILADVEQSQLFTLWGELRKQGFATPNIGLLTDMICCPGGDFCSLANAKSIPIAESIQRRFDDLDYLFDIGELDLNISGCMNACGHHHVGHIGILGVDKKGEEFYQVSLGGSGTRGASLGKILGPSFAQDDMPDVIEKLIDVYIEQRTEDERFIDTYQRIGIDLFKERVYAANH, from the coding sequence ATGTACGTATATGACGAGTACGATCAGCGGATCATCGAGGACCGCGTCAAGCAGTTCCGTGATCAGACCCGACGCTATCTGGCAGGCGAGCTGAGCGAAGAAGAATTCCGCCCTCTGCGCTTGCAGAATGGCCTGTATATCCAGCGTTTCGCCCCCATGCTGCGCGTGGCGGTGCCTTATGGCCAACTGGCCTCGCGCCAGGTACGCAAACTGGCCCAGATCGCCCGTGACTACGACAAGGGCTACGCTCACATCAGCACCCGGCAGAACGTCCAATACAACTGGCCGGCCCTGGAAGACGTACCGGACATCCTGGCCGAGCTGGCGACCGTGCAGATGCATGCCATCCAGACCAGCGGCAACTGCCTGCGCAACGTCACCACCGACCAGTTCGCCGGCGTCGCGGCCGATGAGTTGATCGACCCGCGTCCGTGGTGCGAGATCGTGCGCCAGTGGACCACCTTCCACCCGGAATTCGCCTACCTGCCGCGCAAGTTCAAGATCGCCATCAACGGCTCGACCTCGGATCGCGCGGCCATCGAAGTCCACGACATCGGCCTGGAGGCGGTCTACAACGCCGAGGGCGAGCTGGGCTTCCGGGTACTGGTGGGCGGCGGGCTCGGCCGTACCCCGGTGGTGGGCTCGTTCATCAACGAGTTCCTTCCCTGGCAGGACCTGCTGAGCTATCTCGACGCCATCCTGCGGGTTTACAACCGCTACGGCCGTCGCGACAACAAATACAAGGCGCGGATCAAGATCCTGGTCAAGGCCCTTACCCCTGAAGTGTTCGCCGAGAAGGTCGAGGCCGAGATGGTCCACCTGCGCGGTGGCCAGACCACGCTGACCGAAGCCGAAGTGCATCGGGTCGCCCGGCATTTCGTCGACCCGCAGTACAAGACCCTGGCCAATCAGGACGCCGAACTGGCTGCGCTGGACAAGGAACACCCAGGCTTCGCCCGCTGGCGTACCCGCAACACCCTGGCCCACAAGAAGCCGGGTTACGTCGCGGTGACCTTGTCCCTGAAGCCGACCGGCGTCGCCCCCGGCGACATCACCGACAAGCAGCTCGATGCCGTGGCCGACCTGGCCGACCGCTACAGCTTCGGCCTGCTGCGCACCTCCCACGAGCAGAACATCATCCTGGCGGATGTCGAGCAAAGCCAGCTGTTCACCCTGTGGGGCGAATTGCGCAAGCAAGGTTTCGCCACGCCGAACATCGGCCTGCTGACCGACATGATCTGCTGCCCGGGGGGAGACTTCTGCTCCCTGGCCAACGCCAAGTCGATCCCGATCGCCGAATCGATCCAGCGTCGCTTCGACGACCTGGACTACCTGTTCGACATCGGCGAACTGGACCTGAACATTTCCGGCTGCATGAACGCCTGCGGTCACCACCACGTGGGCCATATCGGCATCCTGGGTGTGGACAAGAAAGGCGAGGAGTTCTATCAGGTCTCCCTGGGCGGCAGCGGTACCCGCGGGGCCAGCCTGGGCAAGATCCTCGGCCCGTCGTTTGCGCAGGATGACATGCCCGACGTGATCGAGAAGCTGATCGACGTGTACATCGAACAACGTACCGAAGACGAGCGGTTCATCGACACCTATCAACGTATCGGCATCGACCTCTTCAAGGAACGCGTCTATGCAGCGAATCATTAA
- a CDS encoding DUF934 domain-containing protein, producing the protein MQRIIKNNEVIDETWHLLPKDATLDGISNCDDLIVPLALWRDHARALQARDGGLGVWLDADEEAEEIGDDANQFQVIALNFPAFTDGRSYSNARLLRDRYGFKGELRAIGDVLRDQLFYMRRCGFDAFALRADKDPYEALESLKDFSVTYQAATDEPLPLFRRR; encoded by the coding sequence ATGCAGCGAATCATTAAGAACAACGAGGTCATCGACGAAACCTGGCACCTGTTGCCCAAGGACGCGACTCTCGATGGCATCTCCAACTGCGACGACCTGATCGTGCCCCTGGCCTTGTGGCGTGATCACGCTCGCGCCCTGCAGGCCCGTGACGGCGGCCTGGGTGTATGGCTGGACGCCGACGAGGAAGCGGAAGAAATCGGCGACGACGCCAATCAGTTCCAGGTCATCGCGCTGAATTTCCCTGCGTTCACCGATGGGCGCAGCTATTCCAACGCACGCCTGCTGCGCGACCGCTACGGCTTCAAGGGCGAGCTGCGAGCCATTGGCGACGTCCTGCGCGACCAGTTGTTCTACATGCGCCGCTGCGGTTTCGATGCCTTTGCCCTGCGGGCCGACAAAGACCCCTACGAAGCCCTAGAAAGCCTCAAGGACTTTTCGGTGACCTACCAGGCAGCGACTGACGAACCGTTGCCGCTGTTTCGTCGGCGCTGA
- the sohB gene encoding protease SohB: MEFFIEYAGFLAKTVTLVIAILVVLASFAALRSKGRRKTAGQLQVSKLNDFYKGLRERLEQTLLDKDQLKALRKSEGKADKAKKKQKDKPATKARVFVLDFDGDIKASATESLRHEITALLTLATPKDEVVLRLESGGGMVHSYGLASSQLARIRQAGIPLTVCIDKVAASGGYMMACIGEKIISAPFAILGSIGVVAQLPNVNRLLKKHDIDFEVLTAGEYKRTLTVFGENTEKGREKFQQDLDITHQLFKRFVSSYRPQLAIDEVATGEVWLGVAALDKQLVDELKTSDEYLAERAKSAELYHLHYAERKSLQERIGMAASGSVDRVLLNWWSRLTQQRFW; encoded by the coding sequence GTGGAGTTTTTTATCGAATACGCCGGTTTCCTGGCCAAGACTGTGACGCTGGTGATCGCCATACTGGTGGTATTGGCCAGTTTTGCAGCCCTGCGCAGCAAGGGGCGGCGCAAGACGGCCGGTCAGTTGCAGGTGAGCAAACTCAACGATTTCTACAAAGGGTTGCGTGAGCGCCTGGAGCAGACGCTGCTGGACAAGGATCAGCTCAAGGCCCTGCGCAAGAGCGAAGGCAAGGCTGACAAGGCGAAGAAGAAACAGAAGGACAAGCCCGCCACCAAGGCCCGGGTCTTCGTGCTGGACTTCGACGGTGATATCAAGGCATCGGCCACCGAGAGCCTGCGGCATGAGATCACCGCGCTGTTGACCCTGGCGACGCCCAAGGACGAAGTGGTGTTGCGCCTGGAGAGCGGTGGCGGCATGGTCCACAGCTACGGCTTGGCCTCTTCGCAACTGGCCCGGATCCGCCAGGCCGGCATACCGCTGACGGTGTGCATCGACAAGGTCGCGGCCAGCGGCGGCTACATGATGGCCTGTATTGGCGAGAAGATCATCAGCGCGCCTTTCGCCATTCTTGGCTCCATTGGCGTCGTGGCCCAGTTGCCGAACGTCAATCGCCTGCTGAAGAAACATGACATCGACTTCGAGGTCCTCACCGCCGGTGAATACAAGCGCACGTTGACGGTCTTTGGCGAAAACACCGAGAAAGGCCGGGAAAAATTCCAGCAGGACCTGGACATCACCCACCAGCTGTTCAAGCGCTTCGTGTCCAGCTACCGCCCGCAACTGGCCATCGATGAAGTCGCTACCGGTGAGGTCTGGCTGGGTGTCGCGGCGTTGGACAAGCAACTGGTGGACGAACTGAAGACCAGTGACGAATACCTGGCCGAACGGGCCAAGAGCGCCGAGCTGTATCATCTGCACTACGCCGAACGCAAAAGCCTGCAGGAGCGTATTGGCATGGCCGCCAGCGGCTCGGTGGACCGGGTACTGCTGAACTGGTGGAGCCGTCTTACCCAGCAGCGTTTCTGGTAA